The Sphingobium aromaticiconvertens genome has a segment encoding these proteins:
- a CDS encoding phosphatidate cytidylyltransferase: MGSELRTRAIVGLVLILVAVGALLAGGLLFWLLLVVAGVLMMGEWADLVGVSQEHKRLSMFAVSVPLAILCPLAAGVAPPAFILMVAAFAFLLIVTRALRLALGVLYVSLPVMALLFLRGQPPHLWGLLLAFWALGLVWATDIGAYFAGRSLGGPKLAPRVSPSKTWSGLGGGVLAALLLGYTLHLFAGLPAQLAASSGLLAVAAQLGDLLESWMKRRAGVKDSGTLLPGHGGVMDRLDGVVTAAPIAALLYLALGAMA; encoded by the coding sequence ATGGGCAGTGAACTGCGGACCCGGGCGATTGTTGGCCTTGTCCTGATCCTTGTGGCGGTTGGAGCTTTGCTGGCGGGCGGACTGCTCTTCTGGTTGCTGTTGGTCGTCGCGGGCGTGTTGATGATGGGCGAATGGGCCGATCTGGTCGGTGTGTCCCAGGAACATAAGCGACTTTCCATGTTCGCGGTGTCCGTGCCGCTGGCGATTCTCTGCCCGCTGGCGGCAGGGGTTGCTCCGCCTGCTTTCATTCTCATGGTTGCGGCCTTTGCCTTCCTGTTGATCGTCACGCGGGCGTTGCGACTGGCGCTGGGCGTTCTCTATGTCAGCCTGCCGGTCATGGCGCTGCTGTTCCTGCGTGGGCAGCCGCCGCATCTCTGGGGTCTGCTGCTCGCTTTCTGGGCGCTGGGGCTGGTGTGGGCGACGGACATCGGCGCCTATTTCGCCGGGCGCTCGCTGGGCGGACCAAAGCTGGCGCCGCGTGTCAGCCCTTCCAAGACCTGGTCGGGACTGGGCGGTGGTGTGCTTGCGGCGCTGCTGCTGGGCTATACGCTGCATCTGTTCGCGGGACTTCCCGCACAGCTTGCCGCGTCCAGCGGACTGCTCGCGGTGGCGGCGCAACTGGGCGATCTGCTTGAAAGCTGGATGAAGCGACGGGCCGGGGTGAAGGACAGTGGCACGCTGCTTCCCGGCCATGGCGGCGTGATGGATCGGCTGGACGGCGTTGTCACCGCCGCGCCGATTGCTGCGCTCCTTTATCTGGCCTTGGGAGCGATGGCATGA
- the uppS gene encoding polyprenyl diphosphate synthase, translating into MASQIQPDHLQVAPDHGARHVAIIMDGNGRWAKKRFLPRIAGHRAGVEAVRRVSRAARELGLECLTLYAFSSENWKRPASEVADLMGLLRHFIQADLDEFHANGVRLRIIGNYRALDASLVQLIDAAVARTAGNSGPVIAIALNYGGQDELVRVAQTLAQRAVAGDIAVDDIGIEAIDACLDTAELPPLDLLIRTSGEQRLSNFMLWQAAYAELYFTDILWPDFDSAALAAALDAFRLRDRRFGGL; encoded by the coding sequence ATGGCCAGCCAGATCCAGCCAGACCATCTCCAGGTGGCACCGGACCATGGTGCGCGCCATGTCGCCATCATCATGGATGGCAATGGCCGCTGGGCGAAAAAGCGATTTCTGCCGCGCATTGCCGGGCATCGCGCGGGGGTGGAAGCGGTGCGCCGTGTCTCCCGCGCGGCGCGGGAGCTGGGGCTGGAATGCCTGACGCTCTATGCCTTTTCCTCGGAAAACTGGAAGCGCCCGGCGAGCGAGGTCGCCGATCTCATGGGCCTGCTGCGCCATTTCATCCAAGCGGATCTGGACGAGTTTCATGCCAATGGCGTGCGGCTGCGGATCATCGGCAATTACCGCGCGCTAGACGCGTCGCTGGTGCAACTGATCGACGCGGCGGTTGCGCGCACGGCGGGGAATAGCGGGCCGGTGATCGCCATCGCGCTCAACTATGGCGGGCAGGACGAACTGGTACGCGTGGCGCAAACGCTGGCGCAGCGGGCGGTGGCGGGCGACATCGCCGTCGATGACATCGGCATAGAGGCGATTGACGCCTGCCTTGACACCGCCGAGTTGCCGCCCCTCGATTTGCTGATCCGGACATCGGGTGAGCAGCGCCTGAGCAATTTCATGCTGTGGCAGGCCGCTTATGCCGAACTATATTTCACTGATATTTTGTGGCCTGATTTCGATTCGGCCGCGTTGGCCGCAGCACTTGACGCCTTTCGCTTGAGGGACCGCCGTTTCGGCGGTTTGTGA
- the frr gene encoding ribosome recycling factor — MPQYNKADLERRMAGAVESLKGDLSGLRTGRANTMLLDPVTVEVYGAHMPLNQIATVSAPEPRMLSVQVWDKSNVGPTDKAIRSAGLGLNPIVDGQTLRLPIPDLTEERRKELAKLAGKYTENARIAVRNVRRDGMDSLKTDEKKGEISEDERKRFETEVQKLTDATIADLDATAAAKEKEILGQ, encoded by the coding sequence ATGCCGCAATATAACAAGGCCGATCTGGAGCGCCGCATGGCAGGCGCCGTCGAGTCGCTCAAAGGCGACCTGTCCGGCCTGCGTACTGGCCGTGCCAACACGATGCTGCTCGATCCGGTGACGGTCGAGGTCTATGGCGCGCACATGCCGCTCAACCAGATTGCCACCGTCTCCGCGCCTGAGCCGCGCATGTTGTCGGTGCAGGTCTGGGACAAGAGCAATGTCGGCCCGACCGACAAGGCGATCCGATCTGCGGGTCTGGGCCTCAACCCCATCGTCGATGGGCAGACTCTGCGCCTGCCGATCCCGGACCTGACCGAAGAACGTCGCAAGGAACTGGCCAAGCTTGCCGGTAAATATACCGAAAATGCGCGCATCGCGGTTCGCAATGTCCGTCGCGACGGCATGGATAGTCTGAAGACCGACGAGAAGAAGGGTGAGATCAGCGAGGACGAGCGCAAGCGCTTCGAAACCGAGGTTCAGAAACTGACCGATGCCACCATCGCCGATCTGGATGCGACCGCTGCGGCCAAGGAAAAGGAAATTCTCGGCCAGTAG
- the pyrH gene encoding UMP kinase, with product MTRPAYKRILLKLSGEVLMGEGGLAIDPAVTARVAGEIADAKAQGFELCIVVGGGNIFRGLAAAAKGFERATADYMGMLATVMNALAVQNALEQIGIDTRVQSAIPMASVCEPFIRRRAERHLEKGRVVIFAAGVGSPFFTTDSGAALRAAEMKCDALFKGTSVDGVYNADPKKVPGAVRYDRVSYSTVLADDLKVMDASAIALCRDSNIPIVVFNIREQGNLAKVLAGEGVATVVHSQES from the coding sequence ATGACCCGGCCCGCCTACAAGCGCATTTTATTGAAACTATCGGGCGAAGTGCTGATGGGCGAGGGCGGATTGGCCATCGATCCCGCAGTCACCGCACGCGTCGCGGGCGAGATCGCCGACGCCAAGGCGCAGGGCTTTGAACTGTGCATCGTCGTGGGCGGCGGCAATATTTTTCGCGGTCTGGCGGCTGCGGCCAAGGGCTTCGAGCGGGCGACCGCCGATTATATGGGCATGTTGGCGACCGTGATGAACGCGCTGGCGGTGCAGAATGCGTTGGAGCAGATCGGCATCGACACACGCGTCCAGTCCGCCATTCCCATGGCATCGGTGTGCGAACCTTTCATCCGTCGCCGGGCCGAACGACATCTGGAAAAGGGTCGTGTGGTCATTTTCGCAGCCGGTGTCGGCAGCCCCTTCTTCACGACGGACAGCGGCGCGGCGCTGCGCGCAGCGGAAATGAAATGCGACGCGCTGTTCAAGGGCACCTCGGTCGATGGCGTGTACAACGCTGATCCCAAGAAGGTTCCCGGTGCCGTCCGTTACGACAGGGTCAGCTACAGCACGGTGCTGGCTGACGATCTGAAGGTCATGGACGCCAGCGCGATCGCGCTGTGTCGTGACAGCAATATTCCCATCGTCGTCTTCAACATCCGCGAGCAGGGCAATCTGGCCAAGGTGCTCGCCGGTGAAGGCGTGGCGACGGTCGTGCATAGTCAGGAGAGCTAA
- the tsf gene encoding translation elongation factor Ts: protein MAEITAAAVKELRDRSGAGMMDCKKALTEAGGDIEAATDWLRAKGLAAAQKKSSRTAAEGLVGVAVAGTKGVAVEVNSETDFVAKNDQFQDFVRTVSDIALKTGAVDAEALSNEAYPAGGTVAEKLVANIATIGENQNVRRVAHVEVSQGVVVSYVHNAAAPGLGKIGVLVALEGDAPADVLEPLGKQIAMHIAAAFPLALSADDIDPALLERERAIAAEKATEEAAQKGKEIPADILAKRLDGAVSKFAKEQALLSQLFVMDNKTPVADVVAKAAKDAGKSITLKGYVRFQLGEGIEKEVSDFAAEVAAAAGV from the coding sequence ATGGCCGAGATTACCGCTGCCGCCGTCAAGGAACTGCGCGACCGTTCGGGCGCCGGCATGATGGATTGCAAGAAGGCGCTTACCGAAGCGGGTGGCGATATCGAAGCGGCAACCGACTGGCTTCGCGCCAAGGGTCTGGCCGCTGCACAGAAGAAGTCGAGCCGCACCGCCGCTGAAGGCCTGGTGGGCGTCGCCGTCGCTGGCACCAAGGGTGTCGCCGTCGAAGTGAACAGCGAAACCGACTTCGTCGCCAAGAACGACCAGTTCCAGGATTTCGTCCGCACCGTGTCCGACATCGCGCTGAAGACTGGCGCTGTTGACGCCGAAGCGCTGTCGAACGAAGCCTATCCCGCGGGCGGCACCGTCGCTGAAAAGCTGGTCGCCAACATCGCGACCATCGGCGAGAACCAGAATGTGCGCCGCGTCGCGCATGTCGAAGTGAGCCAGGGCGTAGTAGTGTCCTATGTCCACAATGCTGCTGCACCCGGTCTGGGCAAGATTGGCGTGCTGGTCGCGCTGGAAGGCGATGCGCCTGCCGACGTGCTGGAGCCGCTGGGCAAGCAGATCGCGATGCACATCGCTGCGGCCTTCCCGCTGGCGCTGTCTGCCGATGATATCGATCCGGCCCTGCTGGAGCGTGAGCGCGCGATCGCAGCAGAAAAGGCCACCGAAGAGGCTGCTCAGAAGGGCAAGGAGATCCCGGCTGATATTCTCGCCAAGCGGTTGGACGGTGCTGTCTCCAAGTTCGCGAAAGAGCAGGCGCTCTTGTCGCAGCTATTCGTGATGGACAACAAGACCCCGGTCGCCGACGTCGTTGCCAAGGCAGCGAAGGACGCCGGCAAGTCGATCACCCTCAAGGGCTATGTCCGCTTCCAGCTGGGCGAAGGCATCGAGAAGGAAGTGAGTGACTTTGCTGCTGAAGTCGCGGCCGCCGCAGGCGTTTAA
- the rpsB gene encoding 30S ribosomal protein S2 translates to MAAPVVSMQQLIEAGAHFGHQTHRWNPRMKPYIFGERNGIHILDLSQTVPLMARALDFVSGTIAAGGKVLFVGTKRQAQDPIAEAARKSGQHFVNHRWLGGMLTNWKTISGSIKRLKTLEEKLSGDTHGLTKKEVLQMTRERDKLELSLGGIRDMGGIPDVMFVIDANKEELAIKEANTLGIPVVAILDSNVSPDGIAFPVPANDDASRAIRLYCDAIAAAATKGNRGAQQASGVDIGALDEPLAEEVVAAEA, encoded by the coding sequence ATGGCGGCTCCTGTCGTCTCCATGCAGCAATTGATCGAGGCTGGCGCCCATTTTGGCCACCAGACCCACCGCTGGAACCCGCGGATGAAGCCGTATATCTTCGGCGAGCGGAACGGCATCCACATTCTTGACCTGTCGCAGACCGTGCCCCTGATGGCGCGTGCGCTCGACTTCGTCAGCGGCACGATCGCTGCCGGTGGCAAGGTGCTGTTCGTCGGCACCAAGCGCCAGGCGCAGGATCCCATCGCCGAAGCGGCCCGCAAGTCGGGCCAGCATTTCGTCAACCACCGCTGGCTGGGCGGCATGCTGACCAACTGGAAGACTATTTCCGGTTCGATCAAGCGCCTGAAGACCCTGGAAGAGAAGCTGTCGGGTGACACCCACGGCCTCACCAAGAAGGAAGTCCTTCAGATGACCCGCGAGCGGGACAAGCTGGAACTGTCGCTGGGCGGTATCCGCGACATGGGCGGTATTCCCGATGTCATGTTCGTGATCGACGCGAACAAGGAAGAACTGGCGATCAAGGAAGCCAACACGCTGGGCATCCCGGTCGTTGCGATCCTCGATTCGAACGTCAGCCCCGACGGCATCGCCTTCCCGGTTCCGGCGAACGACGACGCCAGCCGCGCTATCCGCCTGTATTGCGACGCGATCGCCGCTGCCGCGACCAAGGGCAACCGTGGCGCCCAGCAGGCGTCGGGCGTTGACATTGGCGCGCTCGACGAGCCGCTGGCTGAAGAGGTTGTTGCAGCAGAGGCGTAA
- a CDS encoding phosphatidylcholine/phosphatidylserine synthase, whose protein sequence is MVAPNAVTAMALCSGLTGIRYGISAMAGREDHWQFAVLCILIAGVLDGLDGRIARMLRGESRFGAELDSLSDCIAFGVAPALILYLWSLHAMPKFGWIFALAHALSCALRLARFNANIDADEQPHKSAGFLTGVPAPAGAGLAFVPLYLWLVTGLEIFRAWYVVAPWAAFVAFLMISNIATYSWSALRLRKRIRLEAIALAGLLAALLITDPWLTLLGICLFYVALLPFGIISYAKVKRAQQADAA, encoded by the coding sequence ATGGTCGCGCCCAATGCGGTGACGGCGATGGCGCTATGTTCGGGCCTGACCGGTATCCGCTATGGCATCAGCGCAATGGCGGGGCGCGAGGATCACTGGCAGTTCGCAGTACTATGCATTCTGATCGCGGGAGTGCTGGATGGACTCGATGGGCGAATCGCCCGGATGCTGCGGGGCGAAAGCCGGTTCGGCGCGGAGCTTGATTCGTTATCCGATTGCATTGCCTTCGGCGTGGCGCCTGCGCTGATCCTGTATCTGTGGTCGCTTCACGCCATGCCGAAGTTCGGCTGGATCTTTGCACTGGCGCATGCGCTGTCCTGCGCGCTGCGTCTGGCGCGCTTCAACGCCAATATTGATGCCGATGAACAGCCGCACAAATCGGCTGGCTTCCTGACCGGGGTGCCTGCGCCTGCGGGGGCGGGGTTGGCTTTCGTGCCGCTTTACCTCTGGCTGGTAACGGGCCTGGAGATATTCCGTGCATGGTATGTGGTGGCGCCCTGGGCGGCGTTCGTCGCCTTCCTGATGATTTCCAACATTGCGACCTATAGCTGGTCGGCATTGCGGCTTCGCAAGCGGATACGGCTGGAGGCGATTGCGCTGGCCGGCCTGCTGGCCGCGCTGCTGATCACCGATCCATGGCTAACGCTGCTGGGTATCTGTCTGTTCTACGTCGCGTTGCTGCCTTTTGGCATCATCAGCTATGCGAAGGTGAAGCGCGCGCAGCAAGCGGACGCGGCCTGA
- a CDS encoding phosphatidylserine decarboxylase has product MENDEITLAPGGNIKWRFPAVHREGMKFGLIAAAITGLFFILGWEVLGWLMLIVTGWVLTFFRDPVRAVPQDENAIIAPADGLITLIQKVPPPKEMVGPDGLGDQPMIRVSIFMSVFDVHINRTPIGGTVKAVVYISGKFLNADLDKASEDNERQHILVERHDGVRIGFTQIAGLVARRIVPFVKPGDMVAAGQRIGLIRFGSRVDVYLPAGTAPRVVLGQRTVAGETVLAQIGDRRVIAGIQQ; this is encoded by the coding sequence ATGGAAAATGACGAGATCACGCTTGCCCCCGGTGGCAACATCAAATGGCGGTTCCCAGCGGTTCATCGCGAGGGCATGAAATTCGGTCTGATCGCGGCGGCGATCACCGGTTTATTCTTCATCCTGGGCTGGGAAGTGCTGGGATGGCTGATGCTGATCGTCACCGGCTGGGTGCTGACCTTTTTCCGCGATCCGGTGCGGGCCGTGCCACAGGACGAGAATGCGATCATCGCCCCGGCGGACGGCCTCATCACCCTCATCCAGAAGGTGCCGCCGCCCAAGGAAATGGTCGGTCCGGACGGGCTGGGTGACCAACCTATGATCCGTGTGTCGATCTTCATGAGCGTGTTCGACGTCCACATCAACCGCACGCCGATCGGCGGAACGGTGAAGGCGGTCGTCTATATTTCGGGCAAGTTCCTGAACGCCGACCTCGACAAGGCGAGCGAGGATAATGAGCGTCAGCATATCCTGGTCGAACGCCATGACGGCGTGCGAATCGGCTTTACCCAGATTGCCGGGCTGGTTGCGCGGCGTATCGTGCCGTTCGTAAAGCCGGGCGACATGGTTGCGGCCGGGCAGCGCATCGGCCTTATTCGCTTCGGTAGCCGGGTGGATGTCTACCTGCCTGCCGGGACTGCCCCGCGCGTGGTGCTGGGGCAACGGACGGTCGCGGGTGAGACCGTGCTGGCACAGATTGGCGACCGCCGCGTCATCGCGGGTATTCAACAGTGA
- a CDS encoding NADP-dependent isocitrate dehydrogenase, with protein MAKIKVKNPVVEIDGDEMTRIIWEWIRERLILPYLDIDLKYYDLSVEKRDETNDQITVDCANAIKEFGVGVKCATITPDEQRVEEFKLKQMWKSPNGTIRNILGGVVFREPIVIKNVPRLVPGWTDPIVIGRHAFGDQYKATDFLVPGPGKLRMIWDGENGEKIEKEVFDFPGAGVAMGMYNLDESIRDFAKASMNYALDRGWPLYLSTKNTILKAYDGRFKDLFQEVFNTEFADKFKAAGIVYEHRLIDDMVASALKWSGKFVWACKNYDGDVQSDTVAQGFGSLGLMTSVLLSPDGKTVEAEAAHGTVTRHYRQHQQGKATSTNPIASIFAWTQGLSFRGKFDGTPDVTKFAETLERVCIRTVEDGAMTKDLALLIGPDQAWMTTEQFFEQIRVNLEAEMAKWN; from the coding sequence ATGGCAAAGATCAAGGTCAAGAACCCAGTCGTAGAGATTGACGGCGATGAGATGACGCGGATCATCTGGGAATGGATCCGTGAGCGCCTGATCCTCCCCTATCTCGACATCGACCTGAAATATTATGATCTCTCGGTCGAGAAGCGCGACGAGACCAACGACCAGATCACCGTCGATTGCGCCAACGCGATCAAGGAATTTGGCGTCGGCGTGAAGTGCGCCACCATCACCCCTGACGAACAGCGGGTCGAGGAATTCAAGCTCAAGCAGATGTGGAAGTCGCCCAACGGCACGATTCGCAACATTCTGGGCGGCGTCGTCTTCCGCGAACCGATCGTCATCAAGAACGTACCCCGACTGGTTCCCGGCTGGACCGACCCGATCGTCATCGGCCGCCATGCATTCGGCGACCAGTATAAGGCGACCGATTTCCTCGTCCCCGGCCCCGGCAAGCTGCGCATGATCTGGGACGGCGAGAATGGTGAGAAAATCGAGAAGGAAGTATTCGACTTCCCCGGTGCCGGTGTCGCCATGGGCATGTACAACCTCGACGAATCGATCCGCGATTTCGCCAAGGCCAGCATGAACTATGCGCTCGATCGCGGATGGCCGCTGTACCTGTCGACCAAGAACACCATCCTGAAGGCCTATGACGGCCGCTTCAAGGATCTGTTCCAGGAAGTGTTCAACACCGAATTTGCCGACAAGTTCAAGGCTGCCGGTATCGTCTATGAGCATCGCCTGATCGATGACATGGTTGCCTCTGCCCTCAAATGGAGCGGCAAGTTTGTCTGGGCCTGCAAGAATTATGATGGCGACGTTCAGTCCGACACCGTCGCCCAGGGCTTCGGCTCGCTCGGCCTCATGACCTCTGTTCTTCTGTCGCCCGATGGCAAGACGGTCGAAGCGGAAGCCGCCCACGGCACCGTGACGCGTCACTATCGCCAGCATCAGCAGGGCAAGGCGACCTCCACCAACCCGATCGCGTCGATCTTCGCATGGACGCAGGGCCTGTCATTCCGCGGCAAGTTCGACGGCACGCCGGACGTCACCAAGTTTGCCGAAACGCTGGAGCGCGTCTGCATCAGGACCGTCGAAGACGGCGCGATGACCAAGGATCTGGCGCTGCTGATCGGTCCCGATCAGGCCTGGATGACGACGGAACAGTTCTTTGAACAGATCCGCGTCAACCTCGAAGCCGAAATGGCCAAGTGGAACTAA
- a CDS encoding bifunctional GNAT family N-acetyltransferase/carbon-nitrogen hydrolase family protein: MTTTAKKRLEVRAAVPSDVRAILRLIARAYPGMPNYAPATVRGQINNFPDGCFVALYDNKVVGYCATMRVSKSMAFAWHDWEEITANGFGTRHSAAGEWLYGYEMAVDPKLRGLRIGQRLYDERKELAEQLDLHGIVIAGRMPGYARARRRVEGPKDYLDKVVHGKIRDQVISFQLKNQFEPLGVLENYLPEDKQSDGHAAHLVWRNPYVDPDEAPEMRVPRGVESVRLATCQLQARAVEDFDAFIRNIEYFVDVAADYRSDFIVFPELFTLPLLSFETKKLSPIEAIDRLTSYTPRLTKELTRMALEYNINIIGGSHPTRADDGDIQNIAYVALRDGSVHTQEKIHPTPNEAFWWNIKGGDSLDVIQTDCGPIGVLICYDSEFPELARRLVDQGARIIFVPFCTDSRLGYMRVRYCAQARAIENQCYVVMSGNVGNLPNVDNMDIQYAQSAILTPCDLPFARDGIAAESTENVETLTMADVNLADLSWARAEGTVRNLRDRRFDLYHIEWDNNPDHAHAPSGGPVPAGGHNSPGGG; encoded by the coding sequence ATGACCACGACAGCCAAGAAGCGCCTGGAGGTCCGTGCCGCGGTCCCCTCCGACGTCCGCGCGATCCTGCGGCTGATCGCCCGCGCCTATCCCGGCATGCCGAACTATGCCCCCGCCACGGTCCGCGGCCAGATCAACAATTTCCCCGATGGTTGTTTCGTCGCTCTCTACGACAACAAGGTCGTGGGCTATTGCGCGACCATGCGAGTCAGCAAATCCATGGCCTTTGCCTGGCATGACTGGGAAGAAATTACTGCCAACGGCTTTGGCACCCGCCACAGTGCCGCGGGCGAGTGGCTTTATGGTTATGAAATGGCGGTCGATCCCAAGCTGCGCGGCCTGCGCATCGGCCAGCGGCTCTATGACGAGCGCAAGGAACTGGCCGAGCAACTTGACCTGCATGGGATCGTCATCGCCGGACGGATGCCAGGTTACGCCCGCGCCAGACGACGGGTCGAGGGACCGAAGGATTATCTGGACAAGGTCGTCCACGGCAAGATCCGCGACCAAGTGATCAGCTTCCAGCTCAAAAACCAGTTCGAGCCGCTGGGCGTCCTCGAAAATTATCTGCCGGAGGACAAGCAATCCGATGGCCATGCCGCCCATCTGGTCTGGCGCAACCCCTATGTCGATCCCGATGAAGCGCCCGAAATGCGGGTGCCGCGCGGCGTCGAAAGCGTCCGCCTCGCCACCTGCCAGTTGCAGGCCCGCGCGGTCGAGGATTTCGACGCCTTCATCCGCAATATCGAATATTTCGTGGACGTGGCGGCGGATTATCGATCTGACTTCATCGTCTTCCCGGAGTTGTTCACCCTCCCCCTCCTCTCGTTCGAGACCAAGAAGCTCTCACCGATCGAGGCGATCGACAGGCTGACCAGCTACACCCCGCGCCTGACCAAGGAACTGACGCGGATGGCGCTGGAATATAACATCAACATCATCGGCGGTTCCCACCCAACCCGAGCAGACGATGGCGACATCCAGAATATCGCCTATGTCGCCCTGCGCGACGGGTCCGTGCACACGCAGGAAAAGATCCATCCCACCCCCAACGAAGCCTTTTGGTGGAACATCAAGGGCGGCGATTCGCTGGACGTGATCCAGACCGACTGCGGGCCGATCGGCGTGCTGATCTGTTATGACAGCGAGTTTCCCGAACTCGCCCGCCGGCTGGTCGATCAGGGCGCGCGGATCATCTTCGTCCCCTTCTGCACCGACAGCCGGCTCGGCTACATGCGGGTACGCTATTGCGCGCAGGCCCGCGCGATCGAGAACCAGTGCTATGTCGTGATGTCGGGCAATGTCGGCAACCTGCCGAACGTCGACAATATGGACATTCAGTACGCGCAAAGCGCCATCCTGACACCCTGCGACCTGCCCTTTGCCCGCGATGGCATCGCGGCGGAATCGACCGAAAATGTCGAGACGCTCACAATGGCCGACGTCAACCTCGCCGACCTCAGTTGGGCGCGCGCAGAAGGGACAGTCCGCAACCTGCGCGATCGCCGCTTCGACCTTTATCATATCGAATGGGACAATAATCCCGACCATGCCCATGCACCCAGCGGCGGCCCGGTCCCGGCGGGCGGCCACAACTCACCCGGCGGCGGCTGA